The DNA window TCGCTCTCGAACAGTGTGCGAGTTAGAGTTAATACCGCTGGATGTTGTGGAAAATCCCATACGGTGCCGTGTCCACCGACAAACAAGATGGCGCTGTACTCCTCCGCATTGGCTTGCTCCAGTGCGATAGAATTGCGCAATTGATCTTGAAACGTCTCATCGTTCCAATAGTGCTCGTTAATTGGGTCAGAAAGATCAACCCCATAAACGGGAGGTAAACCGCCCTGAATCGAGGCCAATGCGGTGGGGATGTTGGCTTGTTCAAGAACGTGAAGTGGGTGAGTCAATTCAGGAAGATAAAATCCTGAATCATCATGGCCTTGACCTAAGTCTTTATGACTGGTGAGGACAAAGAGTACAGGTTTGATTAGATTTGCCGCTGGCATAAATAGAACCTCTTAATTCAGGCTGTTATGTAAAAATTGAATAGAGTTTGCAACTGTTTAAAAACGAGCCACAACCGGTGTGGCTCGTAAACAATAGTCTTAGCTTTGGGGGCCGCTGTAGGTGGGGTAGTCGGTATAACCGTGTTCATCACCACCGTAATAGAGATCTTGATTAGGGATAGCAATCGGCCAACCATGACGATAACGCTCCACCAAATCGGGATTGGCAATGTAGCTTGCGCCAAAGGCCGCTAAGTCAATTACACCAGAGTCCAGAAGTTGGTTGGCTTTGGCTAAATCAAGCCCGCCAGCGAGAATTAAAGGGCCTGTGAAGGCGCGACGAAAACGCGCTAAAAATCCCTCGGGCATGGCTGGAGCACCGCGACTGGCTTGGTCCATGATGTGGACATAAGCTATCTGGCGTTTATCTAATTCAGTGGCAAGGTGAAGGAAGGTTTCGGCTTCTTGTGGAAAATCACCCAATTCATGCAGGCGTCCAAAAGGAGAAAGACGAATACCGACTTTGTCTGCACCGATACGAGCGATGCAGGCATCAACCACTTCCAACGCAAAACGCACGCGATTGTCGATGCTTTCGCTACCGTATTGGTCTTGGCGATCGTTGACGGCACCATTGATAAATTGTTCGACTAAGTAGCCATTCGCGCCGTGAATTTCTACGCCATCAAAGCCGGCTGCCATGGCATTCTCGGCGGCTTGGGCAAATTCATTGACGATGGCTTGCACTTCTTCGGTAGTGAGTTGGTGTGGTTTACTGGCGGTAACAAAACCGGGTTGTCCCTGCTTATCATACCCAAACGCTTTACTATGAATGGCTTGTGTTGCCGTTGAACTCACCGGCGCTTGACCATTGGGTTGCAGCGACACATGACTGATTCGACCCACATGCCAAATCTGCGTAAAAATAACACTGCCTAAGTCGTGAACCTGCTGCGTCACTTTGCGCCACGCTTCTATCTGCGGCTGATTCCAGATCCCCGGACAATCGACAAAGCCACAGCCTTGCTGACTAATCGGCGTTCCTTCCGTCACAATAAGTCCAGCATCGGCACGCTGGGCGTAGTAACGCACAGTGGTTTCATTTGGCACATTACCAGGCGCGCGAGCACTGGTCATCGGCGCGACAACCGCTCTATTTTTGAGTGGTTTTCCGCTTAAAATATAATCATCAAAAAGCACGGTCATAGTGGGTTCCTCTGGTAAATGACAGATGAGGGAATACCCGAACGGTTAACCGAACGGGTATAACAGAACCATGCTAGTGCGATGAGATTAGAAGGAAAATGGCGATCTGTTTATGTGCCAAATAAATGAAATTTATATCAGAGATGATGAATTTGGCTCGCTTCCAAACAGAGCGCGCGAATCCATTGGTGGGCGGGGTTGCGATGTGAACGCTCATGCCAAGCCATGCTCTTGGTAAACCCTTGCACTTCCAGTGGTGTGTCCATGATCACCACGTGATCATGGCGACAAGCCAGTCGGCGTGGCACTACGGCTATCATGTCGGTGATCCGCAGAATCTCCGGCAACACCAAAAAGCTATTGACGGACAGCCCGATGCGACGTTTCACACTAATTGCTTCTAGTGCATCGTCAGTTGGTCCCCAAAAGCCGCCATGGTTGGAGACCAAGATATGTTCAAGGGTACAAAATTGTTCTAGCGTGATTTGTCCTGTTTGCGCCGCTGGATGTTCGGCGCGCATCATGCACACATAGTGCTCTTGATACAAAGAGCGACTATGCAGATCGACTGGCGTAGTTTCTGGGGTCATTAAGGCCAAATCGACATCCCCTTGCTCCATCTGTTTCACCATGGTTTCGGGATTAATCGCAATCACGGCGACGCGAATTCCTGGAGCTTGTTTCTTTAACTCGGACATCAAAGGTACGATCACCGCTTTTAATGCATAGTCGGTCGCCGCGATGGTGTACGTCATGTCTGCGGTGAGAGGGTCAAAATGGACGGGTTGTAAAAGCAAGTTGATGTCGGTCAGGACTTGTTTGATGGGTGGTGCAAGCGCTAGTGCACGTTCGGTCGGGATCATGCCACGTTGAGCACGTACAAAAAGAGGATCATTAAAATAGTCGCGTAGGCGGGTCAACATCGCGCTAACCGCTGGCTGAGTCAGCGAGAGACGTTGCGCGGCATGGGTGACGGTTCCTTCATCCATCAAGGCATCGAACGCTTTCAATAAATTCAGATCTAAATTGCGGATGTCATTGTTCACCTTGCTGCAGTCTCCTTTAGCCATCAGATATCAAGTCAAAATAGGGCGAAGTTCATTGCATCATGGTCAGCCCCAGTTTTATTTACAGTAAGCAGCGATTGCACATTCGTCAAACCACGAAATGGGTACACATTTGTCTAGCTTCTAAGCGTATAACCCTTAATGCCTTTCGCTTTATCTGACCATTATTAAGGAATTTTTTAATAATGTATAATTATTAAAAATAGAATAATTAATAATTTTTTATTTGAAAAATGAGTTTGTAGAATGACCTCATGATCAGAAATACCATGGTCAATAACATCAAGAAAAAGCAGTGAGGAGATCTTTGATGTCTAACCCAACGCAATACCCAAGAACCTTTTCTCATATCGGACTTTCTGTTCCCGATCTAGATAAGGCCGTTAAGTTTTATACCGAAGTGCTCGGTTGGTATCTCATTATGGAGCCAACTACCATCGTCGAAGATGAGAGCCCGATTGGTGAAATGTGTACTGATGTTTTCGGTCAGGGCTGGGGGAGTTTTCGTATTGCTCACCTTTCTACCGGTGATCGCATTGGTGTGGAAATCTTCCAATTTGAAAATGCACAAAATCCAGAAAACAACTTCGAATACTGGCGTACCGGTGTGTTCCACTTCTGTGTGCAAGATCCGAATGTAGAAGAGTTAGCAGAAAAAATCGTTGCAGCTGGCGGTAAGAAACGCATGCAAGCACCTCGTTTTTACTACCCTGGTGAGAAACCTTACCGCATGATTTATATGGAAGACCCATTTGGCAACATCCTAGAAATCTACAGCCACAGTTATGAGTTAACTTACTCTAGCGGCGCTTACAACTAAATCGAGACTTGTCTATGAAAGCCATTATTTATCAACCGGATAATGATATTTTTTGCGCCTTTGATATGGCGACACCGCAGCTTGAATCGCCTTACGATGTATTGATTGAAGTCGATGCGGTCGGTCTTAACCCAGTCGATGCCAAAGTCAATTACTGGTTTGGAATAGTGGCTGACGGGACTCGTGAGTTTGTGGGTGGTTTGGATGTATCGGGAACCATTGTTGCTAAAGGCAAAGAGGTTCACCAATGGCAGCTAGGGGATCGCGTCCTTTATCATGGCAATATGCGCCGTCGCCAAGGTGGATTTGCTCAGCTGGCAGTACAAGATTCTCGTACACTCACGCCGCACCCTGAGGTGAATGCCTGCGAAGCTGCAGCTTCACCTTGTGCGGGGTGGACTGCTTATCGAGCCATTAATGATAAACTGCATATGGCGAGTCATAAACAGAGTGTCGCGATTTACGGTGCGAGTGGCGGGGTGGGTAGTTACGCTGTTCAGCTTTGTCGTTATTTCAACGTACCGCAAGTGATAGCCATTTGTTCTGAGCGAAACTTCGACTATGTGCGTTCGCTGGGGGCGACTCACTGCTTCGATTATCGCGATGAAAAGCTGCTTGAGAAACTGGCAATGGCGGTGGGTTCGGATGGCATTGATTGCGCTTTAGATTGCTTTGGTCAAAAGGGACAAGGAGTGCTTTCAGCAAGTTTGGGCTTTGATGGTCAGTTAGTGGAGTTGGTCAATACCATCGACTCTGCTCAACATGAACGAGCATTTGAACGTGGTCTGACGCTTCATCAACTGAGTTTAGGCTCCGGGCATGTCTACGGTGACCGTGGTTTCCGTTCAATTGTTAATGCGGGAATGACGATGAATCTGTTGATGGAACAGCAAAAAATTCAAGCCCCTAAACTTACCGTGATCGAGTTGGCTGACATACCCGATGCGCTTACTGAGATTCGCTTAGGACATACCTGCGGCAAATATGTGGCTGCCATACAATAGTCACGACGATTTTTGGGACGACAACGCTGTTTAAACAGAATCGTACCTTGCTACCGCGAACGTTTCTGATCTAAAGATTCGTTATATTAGGTATCGTTTAATGTGATTGGAGTGAACCCGGCAAATCTCAGATGATATCGACCTCAACGAAATAATCCGTTTAATCCAATGTTACGAGAGGAAATGATCATGAGCGATATTATTTGGCCTGAAGGTTTTGTACCAGGGTTCACTGACAACTTTTGTTCTAATGAAGTGATTGTGGTTGGTTTGTCTACAAAAGAGATTTGGCCACTATTAAATACCCCAGCACAATGGCCAACTTACTACGCTAACTCAGCCAATCCCCGTTTCTATGATGACAAAGGGCCTGAACTTACCGATGGCGTACGTTTTTACTTTGAAACCTTCGGTTTCCCTGTCGAATCTCAATGTGTTGAGTGCGTAGCTCCTGTTGCCGGTCAACCAGCGCGTCTTGCTTGGCACGGTTGGGCTGGTGAAGGTGAAACACGTCTCGATGTACACCACGCATGGTTGATTGAAGATTTGTCGGAAAATCGCGTACGCATTCTGACTCAGGAATCGCAAAAAGGTAATCCAGCTAAAGAGTTAGCAAACACTAAGCCAAATCCAATGATCAATGGTCACCAAGAGTGGTTAGATGGTCTTGTTGCTGCCGCACGTAAAGCAAAATAATCGAATAGCCGTCTTCAGGGCTGATGGTTTTAGTCAGAAAGAGAGCTGCGAAAGAGGCTCTCTTTTCTTGTACAGAGAAAACCCCCAGCTTGGCTGGGGGGTTC is part of the Vibrio porteresiae DSM 19223 genome and encodes:
- a CDS encoding SRPBCC family protein; the protein is MSDIIWPEGFVPGFTDNFCSNEVIVVGLSTKEIWPLLNTPAQWPTYYANSANPRFYDDKGPELTDGVRFYFETFGFPVESQCVECVAPVAGQPARLAWHGWAGEGETRLDVHHAWLIEDLSENRVRILTQESQKGNPAKELANTKPNPMINGHQEWLDGLVAAARKAK
- a CDS encoding type 1 glutamine amidotransferase domain-containing protein yields the protein MPAANLIKPVLFVLTSHKDLGQGHDDSGFYLPELTHPLHVLEQANIPTALASIQGGLPPVYGVDLSDPINEHYWNDETFQDQLRNSIALEQANAEEYSAILFVGGHGTVWDFPQHPAVLTLTRTLFESDKIVAAVCHGPSALVNVKLSNGDYLVAGKKVAAFTDSEEQAVGMTELVPFLLETTLKQRGALHQSAPDWTNNVVVDGKLITGQNPQSALSVGEALRDALLA
- a CDS encoding alkene reductase codes for the protein MTVLFDDYILSGKPLKNRAVVAPMTSARAPGNVPNETTVRYYAQRADAGLIVTEGTPISQQGCGFVDCPGIWNQPQIEAWRKVTQQVHDLGSVIFTQIWHVGRISHVSLQPNGQAPVSSTATQAIHSKAFGYDKQGQPGFVTASKPHQLTTEEVQAIVNEFAQAAENAMAAGFDGVEIHGANGYLVEQFINGAVNDRQDQYGSESIDNRVRFALEVVDACIARIGADKVGIRLSPFGRLHELGDFPQEAETFLHLATELDKRQIAYVHIMDQASRGAPAMPEGFLARFRRAFTGPLILAGGLDLAKANQLLDSGVIDLAAFGASYIANPDLVERYRHGWPIAIPNQDLYYGGDEHGYTDYPTYSGPQS
- a CDS encoding lactoylglutathione lyase family protein, giving the protein MSNPTQYPRTFSHIGLSVPDLDKAVKFYTEVLGWYLIMEPTTIVEDESPIGEMCTDVFGQGWGSFRIAHLSTGDRIGVEIFQFENAQNPENNFEYWRTGVFHFCVQDPNVEELAEKIVAAGGKKRMQAPRFYYPGEKPYRMIYMEDPFGNILEIYSHSYELTYSSGAYN
- a CDS encoding zinc-binding dehydrogenase: MKAIIYQPDNDIFCAFDMATPQLESPYDVLIEVDAVGLNPVDAKVNYWFGIVADGTREFVGGLDVSGTIVAKGKEVHQWQLGDRVLYHGNMRRRQGGFAQLAVQDSRTLTPHPEVNACEAAASPCAGWTAYRAINDKLHMASHKQSVAIYGASGGVGSYAVQLCRYFNVPQVIAICSERNFDYVRSLGATHCFDYRDEKLLEKLAMAVGSDGIDCALDCFGQKGQGVLSASLGFDGQLVELVNTIDSAQHERAFERGLTLHQLSLGSGHVYGDRGFRSIVNAGMTMNLLMEQQKIQAPKLTVIELADIPDALTEIRLGHTCGKYVAAIQ
- a CDS encoding LysR family transcriptional regulator, which encodes MNNDIRNLDLNLLKAFDALMDEGTVTHAAQRLSLTQPAVSAMLTRLRDYFNDPLFVRAQRGMIPTERALALAPPIKQVLTDINLLLQPVHFDPLTADMTYTIAATDYALKAVIVPLMSELKKQAPGIRVAVIAINPETMVKQMEQGDVDLALMTPETTPVDLHSRSLYQEHYVCMMRAEHPAAQTGQITLEQFCTLEHILVSNHGGFWGPTDDALEAISVKRRIGLSVNSFLVLPEILRITDMIAVVPRRLACRHDHVVIMDTPLEVQGFTKSMAWHERSHRNPAHQWIRALCLEASQIHHL